The following are encoded together in the Lathyrus oleraceus cultivar Zhongwan6 chromosome 3, CAAS_Psat_ZW6_1.0, whole genome shotgun sequence genome:
- the LOC127132489 gene encoding probable receptor-like protein kinase At5g18500 — MGSNLNAELSKKTVFGVKVWEVIAIVVALSIIVILSVVSICLTSRKKSRRARNKIPVTEIPNVSKEIKEVRVEQVSTNGFAPRDGILLTIHDKSSDKESDKVMVHLDLGKKMKNGDSSSHSESFHQYMEKDGGGSHSQSGEEGSSGTVTVYKQSSSSYPITAPSPLSGLPEFSHLGWGHWFTLRDLELATSRFAKENVLGEGGYGVVYKGQLINGSPVAVKKILNNIGQAEKEFRVEVEAIGHVRHKNLVRLLGFCVEGTHRILVYEYVNNGNLEQWLHGAMRHHGYLTWEARVKVLLGTAKALAYLHEAIEPKVVHRDIKSSNILIDDDFNAKVSDFGLAKLLGAGKSHVTTRVMGTFGYVAPEYANTGLLNEKSDVYSFGVLLLEGITGRDPVDYGRPTNEVNLVDWLKMMVGSRRSEEVVDPNIEVKPSTRALKRALLTALRCVDPDSEKRPKMSQVVRMLESEEYPLAREDRRHRRRNQGGSAEIESQREFSDTDRSEIQGSREESRG, encoded by the exons TAGGAGAGCTAGAAACAAGATTCCTGTTACTGAGATACCAAATGTGTCGAAGGAAATTAAGGAAGTTAGGGTTGAGCAAGTATCGACGAATGGATTTGCGCCGCGTGATGGAATACTTTTAACCATTCATGATAAATCTAGTGATAAAGAGTCTGATAAAGTTATGGTTCATTTAGATTTagggaagaagatgaagaatggTGATAGTAGTAGTCATTCGGAATCGTTTCATCAGTACATGGAGAAAGATGGTGGTGGGTCGCATTCGCAATCGGGTGAAGAAGGTAGCTCCGGAACGGTTACTGTCTATAAGCAGTCTTCTTCTTCGTACCCTATAACAGCTCCTTCGCCTCTATCTGGTCTTCCGGAATTCTCGCACTTAGGTTGGGGTCATTGGTTTACTTTGAGGGATCTTGAACTTGCTACGAGCCGTTTCGCGAAAGAAAATGTTCTCGGTGAAGGGGGTTATGGAGTGGTATATAAGGGACAGTTGATCAATGGAAGTCCAGTTGCGGTGAAAAAGATACTCAATAATAT TGGTCAAGCAGAGAAAGAATTTAGAGTGGAAGTTGAAGCTATTGGCCATGTCAGACACAAAAACTTGGTTCGCCTTTTGGGGTTCTGCGTTGAGGGAACTCACAG GATTTTAGTCTACGAGTATGTGAATAATGGAAACTTGGAGCAATGGCTTCATGGAGCTATGCGTCACCATGGCTATCTTACATGGGAAGCACGTGTCAAGGTTCTCCTTGGCACAGCCAAAGC GCTTGCGTATTTGCACGAAGCAATTGAGCCAAAGGTGGTACACCGAGATATCAAGTCGAGCAACATATTAATCGACGATGATTTCAATGCTAAGGTTTCTGATTTTGGTCTGGCCAAGTTATTGGGTGCCGGGAAGAGTCATGTCACAACCCGAGTAATGGGAACCTTTGG ATACGTGGCTCCTGAATACGCAAACACTGGCCTTCTAAATGAGAAGAGTGATGTTTATAGCTTTGGTGTTTTGCTATTGGAAGGAATTACGGGAAGAGATCCCGTTGATTATGGCCGTCCGACAAATGAA GTGAATCTAGTTGATTGGCTGAAGATGATGGTTGGAAGCCGAAGATCAGAAGAAGTGGTGGACCCGAACATTGAGGTGAAACCATCGACAAGAGCTCTGAAACGCGCTCTCTTAACTGCTTTAAGATGCGTTGATCCAGATTCGGAGAAAAGACCCAAGATGAGCCAAGTTGTACGAATGCTGGAGTCCGAGGAATACCCTTTAGCAAGAGAG GACCGAAGGCACAGGAGAAGAAATCAAGGAGGCAGTGCAGAAATTGAATCGCAGAGGGAATTTTCCGACACGGACAGGAGTGAGATTCAGGGCTCTAGAGAAGAGAGCAGAGGGTAG